One genomic window of Conyzicola nivalis includes the following:
- a CDS encoding CHAP domain-containing protein yields the protein MANEPVLSTRRAIAARRGGISLRKQASSVLVIGAVAMLVAPMALPAFAFEPAQEEVAYAETESVTVEVSDSAARRVDDRETFSATSVAELASTRAAAARAAAAAAAASAAASRSTSLGAAVYNPSNSAVAAGDDYPFRAGPLKTLSPLRYIYRECVDFVVWRLNRDAGSTSAPWKYTWGYLTPNGGNARDFKAAWQGHGWPTSNSPVAGDVAWWANNHVAYVKAVNADGTVDLEEYNAVPFTYSTRTIPASKVDLFLSPPPR from the coding sequence TTGGCTAACGAGCCCGTGCTGTCCACACGCCGTGCCATCGCAGCGCGCCGAGGCGGCATCAGCCTCCGCAAGCAGGCGTCCTCGGTTCTGGTCATCGGAGCGGTAGCAATGCTCGTAGCGCCCATGGCCCTGCCGGCCTTCGCGTTCGAGCCCGCCCAGGAAGAGGTCGCCTACGCCGAGACGGAGTCGGTGACCGTTGAGGTCTCCGACAGTGCCGCCCGCCGAGTAGACGACCGCGAGACGTTCTCCGCCACCTCGGTCGCCGAACTCGCCAGCACCCGCGCCGCCGCCGCACGAGCAGCCGCAGCGGCTGCCGCCGCATCGGCCGCGGCCTCACGTTCCACGTCGCTCGGCGCGGCCGTCTACAACCCGTCGAACAGCGCCGTCGCAGCCGGAGACGACTACCCGTTCCGTGCCGGCCCGCTCAAGACTCTCTCGCCGTTGCGCTATATCTACCGCGAGTGTGTCGACTTCGTGGTCTGGCGTCTGAACCGCGACGCCGGAAGCACCTCGGCCCCGTGGAAGTACACGTGGGGCTACCTCACCCCGAACGGCGGAAACGCCCGCGACTTCAAGGCCGCTTGGCAGGGCCACGGCTGGCCGACCAGCAACTCTCCGGTCGCCGGCGACGTCGCCTGGTGGGCCAATAACCACGTCGCGTACGTCAAGGCGGTCAACGCCGACGGCACCGTGGATCTCGAAGAGTACAACGCCGTGCCGTTCACCTACAGCACGCGCACGATCCCGGCGTCGAAGGTCGACCTCTTCCTCTCGCCGCCCCCGCGCTAA
- a CDS encoding DUF3027 domain-containing protein produces the protein MPESTKFDVAYAALLEITPVETVGDPAGEVDEGDGVVSVLFECAMPGYPGWKWTVSVASLEGAEPSVLEVELMPAEGALLSPDWVPWSDRLAEYKAAQIAAGEEVDDADDTDEPDDDTDDDADETDDDESDDEEADEDDDDDDEDDDDDDHVIHVVHGGDVDGIDIDELDLPEPEAEPVADDEK, from the coding sequence ATGCCTGAGTCGACGAAGTTTGACGTCGCCTACGCGGCGCTGCTCGAGATCACTCCGGTCGAGACCGTCGGCGACCCCGCCGGCGAAGTAGACGAGGGCGACGGCGTCGTCTCCGTGCTGTTCGAGTGCGCGATGCCCGGCTACCCCGGCTGGAAGTGGACGGTCAGCGTCGCTTCGCTGGAGGGAGCCGAGCCGAGCGTGCTCGAGGTCGAGCTCATGCCCGCCGAGGGCGCACTGCTGTCTCCCGACTGGGTGCCGTGGAGCGACCGCCTCGCCGAGTACAAGGCCGCGCAGATCGCCGCCGGCGAAGAAGTCGACGATGCGGATGACACGGACGAGCCCGACGACGACACGGACGACGACGCCGACGAGACCGACGACGACGAGTCGGACGACGAAGAGGCCGACGAAGACGACGACGACGATGACGAGGATGATGACGACGACGATCACGTCATCCACGTGGTGCACGGCGGCGACGTCGACGGTATAGACATCGACGAGCTCGACCTGCCCGAGCCCGAGGCCGAACCGGTCGCAGACGACGAGAAGTAG
- a CDS encoding HNH endonuclease, translated as MRTLVLNAGYEPLGVVSFKRALVLVMNEKATIIASDGEHPVFGLSGAWDRPSVIILRRYVRLPSGRNVPVSRRGVLRRDNSRCGYCAASATTIDHITPRSRGGKDTWENLVACCLKCNNVKGDRTPSEMNWRLRTTPRPPNGASWMARGIERALPDWEEYLAPAA; from the coding sequence ATGCGCACACTGGTACTGAACGCGGGCTACGAGCCACTTGGCGTTGTGTCCTTCAAACGAGCCTTGGTGCTAGTGATGAATGAAAAGGCGACCATCATTGCTTCGGATGGCGAGCATCCGGTGTTCGGCTTGTCGGGTGCCTGGGACAGGCCGTCGGTGATCATTCTGCGCCGCTACGTGCGCCTGCCGAGCGGGCGCAACGTGCCCGTTTCGCGCAGGGGAGTGCTGCGCCGCGACAACAGCCGGTGCGGTTACTGCGCCGCCTCGGCGACGACGATCGACCACATCACGCCCCGGTCGCGCGGCGGCAAAGACACGTGGGAGAACCTCGTGGCGTGCTGCCTGAAGTGCAACAACGTGAAGGGCGACCGCACACCGAGCGAGATGAACTGGCGGCTGCGCACGACCCCGCGTCCGCCGAACGGTGCGTCGTGGATGGCCCGCGGCATCGAACGCGCGCTGCCCGACTGGGAAGAGTATCTCGCCCCTGCGGCCTAA
- a CDS encoding cold-shock protein → MPTGKVKFYDEEKGFGFISADDGQEVFLHASALPAGTVGIKAGTKLEFGIADGKKGAQALSVRVLESPPSLAKLNRKPADDMAIIVEDLVKLLDGIGSNLKRGRYPDKSHSGKIAQMLRKVADELDA, encoded by the coding sequence ATGCCAACCGGCAAGGTTAAGTTTTACGACGAAGAGAAGGGCTTCGGCTTCATCAGTGCAGATGACGGCCAGGAAGTCTTTCTGCACGCGTCCGCGCTCCCTGCGGGCACGGTAGGAATCAAGGCGGGCACGAAGCTCGAGTTCGGCATCGCCGACGGCAAGAAGGGTGCCCAGGCGTTGTCCGTGCGCGTGCTGGAGTCGCCGCCGAGCCTCGCGAAGCTGAACCGCAAGCCGGCCGACGACATGGCGATCATCGTGGAAGATCTCGTCAAGCTGCTCGACGGCATCGGCTCGAACCTCAAGCGCGGCCGCTACCCCGACAAGAGCCACAGCGGCAAGATCGCGCAGATGCTGCGCAAGGTTGCAGACGAGCTCGATGCCTGA
- a CDS encoding rhamnogalacturonan lyase produces MSNLFSGLPLRLAAVATGVALVAGGATAASAGSPGHGHPGHGGSHTPAAPAGTPQLEKLDRGLVATSTSEGVFVSWRLLVSEATGASQTGLTGTDFTVYRDGAAIATVTDSTNLLDPAGTATSQYAVAPVVGGVEGESSPAVAPWANGYVDLPLQKPVDGVTPKGEAYTYSANDMSVGDVDGDGSYEYIVKWDPSNSKDVSQVGYTGNVYVDTYKADGRLLNRIDLGVNVRAGAHYTQVLAYDYDGDGKSELLLKTAPGTKSTTFDKRGNVASERFISLPKEDRKNGVTNEDDYRVSSSGYYEHVVDMFVGWQNLPEVASGQWPATLEEAFGIPVTHEYPLSREDAAKLTDYFMDVYAPSRSARNNLRAFEGFILSGPEYMTMFDGASGKELQTVPVKTERYDDGLAWGDYAMARIEPGNRVDRYLGGVAYLDGVHPSAIFARGYYTRTTIVAYDWNGKKLTERWYVDSGFPAMTNPFNDSPHGRDGSNPEFASLTTQGFHSLSASDVDGDGKHEVVYGSATIDDDGSLLYSSTDTLPAGSAAPGTEARLGHGDAMHVTDIDPNRPGLEIFTVHEGATYAPYGYALRDAATGEVIYGEYSGKDTGRGMIGDIDPAVPGIETWATRLRSASGDALAAAGPGTNQSIRWAADGTTQIVNGTADADVTIDSYTTGRLLTATGTRSNNGTKGTANLVADVFGDWREELLVRTADSSAIRIFLSTDVTDRKLYTLMHDKQYRAEVARQNTAYNQPSYPGFYLASDTDFSTVPLLTAAVTPAAVSFTDTRNKDSYTVPSTPGVQYVVNGKVVKAGMYRVSRSTTVTVTAVPQEWYFIAPGATSTWEHKFNTRK; encoded by the coding sequence ATGTCGAATCTATTCAGCGGGTTACCCCTGCGCCTGGCCGCGGTCGCGACCGGTGTCGCACTTGTGGCGGGAGGCGCCACGGCGGCCTCCGCGGGAAGCCCGGGCCACGGGCATCCGGGCCATGGCGGCAGCCACACACCGGCGGCACCCGCCGGCACTCCGCAACTCGAGAAGCTCGACCGCGGGCTCGTCGCGACCAGCACCAGCGAGGGCGTCTTCGTCAGCTGGCGCCTGCTCGTGAGCGAGGCCACCGGCGCGAGCCAGACCGGGCTCACCGGCACCGATTTCACCGTCTACCGCGACGGCGCGGCGATCGCGACGGTCACCGACAGCACCAACCTGCTCGACCCGGCCGGCACGGCCACGTCGCAGTACGCGGTCGCGCCCGTCGTGGGCGGGGTCGAGGGTGAGTCGAGCCCGGCCGTCGCGCCGTGGGCGAACGGCTACGTCGACCTTCCGCTGCAGAAGCCCGTCGACGGGGTCACGCCGAAGGGCGAGGCCTACACGTACTCCGCGAACGACATGAGCGTCGGCGACGTCGACGGCGACGGCTCGTACGAGTACATCGTGAAGTGGGACCCGTCGAACTCGAAGGACGTCTCGCAGGTCGGCTACACCGGCAACGTCTACGTCGACACCTACAAGGCCGACGGGCGGTTGCTCAACCGGATCGACCTGGGCGTCAACGTGCGCGCCGGGGCCCACTACACGCAGGTGCTGGCGTACGACTACGACGGCGACGGCAAGAGCGAGCTGCTGCTTAAGACCGCGCCCGGCACGAAATCGACCACCTTCGACAAACGCGGCAACGTGGCATCCGAGAGGTTCATCAGCCTGCCCAAGGAGGACCGCAAGAACGGCGTCACGAACGAGGACGACTACCGTGTGAGTTCTTCCGGCTACTACGAGCATGTGGTCGACATGTTCGTCGGTTGGCAGAACCTGCCCGAGGTCGCGAGCGGCCAGTGGCCGGCGACGCTCGAGGAGGCGTTCGGGATTCCCGTGACGCACGAGTACCCGCTGAGCCGAGAGGATGCCGCAAAGCTCACCGACTACTTCATGGACGTCTACGCGCCCAGCCGCAGCGCCCGAAACAACCTGCGTGCGTTCGAGGGGTTCATCCTGAGCGGTCCCGAATACATGACCATGTTCGACGGGGCCAGTGGCAAGGAACTGCAGACCGTCCCGGTGAAGACCGAGCGCTACGACGACGGCCTCGCGTGGGGCGATTACGCGATGGCCCGCATCGAGCCGGGCAACCGCGTCGACCGCTACCTCGGCGGCGTCGCCTACCTCGACGGCGTGCACCCGAGCGCGATCTTCGCCCGCGGCTACTACACGCGCACGACGATCGTGGCCTACGACTGGAACGGCAAGAAGCTCACCGAGCGCTGGTACGTCGACAGCGGTTTCCCGGCGATGACGAACCCGTTCAACGACTCCCCGCACGGACGCGACGGCTCGAACCCCGAGTTCGCGTCGCTCACCACGCAGGGATTCCACTCGCTGAGCGCGTCCGACGTCGACGGCGACGGCAAGCACGAGGTGGTCTACGGATCCGCGACGATCGACGACGACGGCAGCCTGCTCTACAGCTCGACCGACACCCTGCCGGCCGGGTCCGCGGCGCCGGGCACCGAGGCGCGACTGGGCCACGGCGACGCGATGCACGTCACCGACATCGACCCGAACCGCCCCGGCCTCGAGATCTTCACGGTTCACGAGGGCGCGACGTATGCCCCCTACGGCTACGCGCTGCGGGATGCCGCGACGGGCGAGGTGATCTACGGCGAGTACAGCGGCAAGGACACCGGCCGCGGAATGATCGGCGATATCGACCCGGCAGTGCCCGGCATCGAGACCTGGGCGACGCGCCTGCGCTCGGCCTCCGGCGATGCTCTCGCCGCAGCCGGCCCCGGAACCAACCAGAGCATCCGGTGGGCGGCGGACGGAACGACCCAGATCGTCAATGGAACGGCCGATGCGGATGTCACGATCGACAGCTACACGACCGGACGGCTGTTGACCGCCACGGGCACCCGTTCGAACAACGGCACCAAGGGCACCGCGAACCTGGTGGCCGACGTGTTCGGCGACTGGCGCGAGGAGCTCTTGGTTCGCACCGCGGACTCCAGCGCCATCCGGATCTTCCTGTCGACGGATGTCACGGACCGGAAGCTCTACACGCTGATGCACGACAAGCAGTACCGTGCCGAGGTGGCGCGTCAGAACACCGCGTACAACCAGCCGTCGTATCCCGGGTTCTACCTGGCCAGTGATACCGATTTCAGCACGGTACCGCTGCTGACCGCGGCGGTGACGCCGGCCGCCGTGTCCTTCACAGACACCCGTAACAAGGATTCGTACACAGTCCCGTCGACGCCGGGTGTGCAGTACGTGGTGAACGGCAAGGTTGTTAAGGCGGGGATGTACCGCGTCTCCCGCTCGACGACGGTGACCGTGACGGCCGTTCCGCAGGAGTGGTACTTCATCGCCCCGGGCGCGACCTCGACCTGGGAGCACAAGTTCAACACGCGTAAGTAA
- a CDS encoding metal-dependent transcriptional regulator: MTDLVDTTEMYLRTILDLEEEHIVPLRARISERLGHSGPTVSQTIGRMERDGLVVVEGDRHLELTGEGRSKAVHVMRKHRLAERLLADVIGLDWAYVHDEACRWEHVMSEQVERRILEMLGNPTESPYGNPIPGLDELGHEAAPAFMDGVVNLVQRVSGTSETVSGVIRRLGEPVQFEPELLQQLQSAGVMPGATANISAAGSYVFVAVEGFGEGLELPNEVAVHIFVGV; encoded by the coding sequence ATGACGGATCTTGTTGATACCACTGAGATGTACCTGCGTACCATCCTCGACCTCGAGGAGGAGCACATTGTGCCTCTGCGTGCGCGCATCTCCGAGAGGCTCGGTCACTCCGGCCCCACGGTGTCACAAACCATCGGGCGCATGGAACGCGACGGACTCGTCGTCGTCGAAGGCGACCGCCACCTCGAGCTGACGGGCGAAGGCCGCAGCAAGGCCGTGCACGTGATGCGCAAGCATCGTCTGGCCGAGCGCCTTCTCGCCGACGTGATCGGCCTCGACTGGGCCTACGTGCACGACGAGGCCTGCCGGTGGGAACACGTGATGAGCGAGCAGGTGGAGCGCCGCATCCTCGAGATGCTCGGCAACCCCACCGAGTCGCCCTACGGCAATCCGATCCCCGGGCTCGACGAGCTCGGCCACGAGGCCGCCCCCGCGTTTATGGACGGCGTCGTGAACCTGGTTCAGCGGGTGTCGGGCACGTCCGAGACCGTGAGCGGTGTCATCCGTCGTCTCGGCGAGCCGGTTCAGTTCGAGCCCGAGCTTCTGCAGCAGCTGCAGAGCGCCGGTGTTATGCCCGGCGCGACGGCGAACATCTCGGCCGCGGGTTCGTACGTCTTCGTGGCCGTCGAGGGATTTGGCGAGGGGCTCGAGCTGCCCAATGAGGTCGCCGTGCACATCTTCGTCGGGGTCTAG
- a CDS encoding C40 family peptidase, which yields MPPENSATEIPKSFTSRRGTPSKKRKRRSSVLSLAVVAVVVPGLFATVALPAYAFAPVEDTDDLKAAVALEEYKEADAQTVLVDKGAEEPSTDRESFSATTEAELAASRKRTVLAATYASYAGPSTAEFLANPPYPSFDLAQVAAVGQQYLGTPYIYGGADPSGFDCSGFVQYVYAQFGIALPHSVSGQAAAGTRIATADALPGDIVIMSGHDGIYMGDGKIMDAPHAGGVVSIRPIWTTSYYIVRIGV from the coding sequence GTGCCACCCGAAAACAGCGCGACCGAGATCCCGAAGAGTTTCACCTCGCGTCGCGGAACACCCAGCAAGAAGCGCAAGCGCAGGTCGAGCGTCCTCAGTCTCGCCGTGGTCGCGGTCGTCGTGCCCGGCCTGTTCGCGACCGTCGCCCTGCCGGCCTACGCGTTCGCTCCCGTCGAAGACACCGACGACCTCAAGGCCGCGGTGGCCCTCGAGGAGTACAAGGAGGCGGACGCGCAGACCGTGCTCGTCGACAAAGGCGCGGAGGAGCCGAGCACCGACCGCGAGTCCTTCTCGGCCACCACCGAGGCCGAGCTTGCCGCCTCGCGCAAGCGCACCGTGCTCGCCGCGACCTACGCGTCGTACGCCGGGCCGAGCACCGCCGAGTTCCTGGCCAATCCGCCCTACCCGAGCTTCGACCTCGCCCAGGTCGCGGCGGTCGGCCAGCAGTATCTCGGCACCCCCTACATCTACGGCGGCGCAGACCCCTCCGGCTTCGACTGTTCGGGCTTCGTCCAGTACGTCTACGCGCAGTTCGGCATAGCGCTTCCACACTCGGTGAGCGGCCAGGCTGCGGCCGGTACGCGAATCGCTACCGCGGACGCCCTTCCCGGCGACATCGTGATCATGTCGGGCCACGACGGCATCTACATGGGCGACGGCAAGATCATGGATGCACCGCATGCCGGCGGCGTCGTGAGCATCCGCCCGATCTGGACGACCTCGTATTACATCGTTCGCATCGGCGTTTAG
- a CDS encoding TetR/AcrR family transcriptional regulator: MNTRPYKMTSRAESAARTADSIADAMLQRFGDLPYERIRLEDIALDAGVTVQTVLRRFGSKPELLVSVVTRELGKIANARAAVARSLPAETITALADHYEKYGELILKTYAEAHLVDGLPAIAARGRAFHVNWCQETFAPHLDPATDEQSRDRRLAQIVAVCDARTWFILRIERALSVDQTKLALDEMISPLLAPATT; encoded by the coding sequence ATGAATACGCGGCCCTACAAGATGACGTCTCGCGCAGAATCGGCGGCTCGAACTGCCGACAGCATCGCCGACGCGATGCTTCAGCGGTTTGGCGATCTCCCCTACGAGCGCATTCGCCTTGAAGACATTGCGCTCGACGCCGGCGTCACCGTGCAAACGGTCTTGCGACGATTCGGGAGCAAGCCGGAACTGCTTGTATCGGTGGTGACGCGTGAGCTCGGCAAGATTGCGAACGCTCGCGCGGCGGTCGCACGATCTCTCCCCGCCGAGACAATCACGGCACTGGCAGATCACTATGAGAAGTACGGCGAACTGATCCTCAAGACGTATGCCGAAGCGCACCTCGTAGACGGCTTGCCCGCGATCGCGGCGCGCGGGCGGGCGTTTCACGTCAACTGGTGCCAGGAAACGTTCGCGCCGCACCTGGATCCCGCGACAGACGAGCAGTCGAGAGATCGCCGTCTCGCTCAGATCGTGGCGGTGTGCGACGCCCGGACGTGGTTCATCCTGCGTATCGAACGGGCGCTCAGTGTCGATCAGACGAAGCTCGCGCTCGACGAGATGATTTCTCCGCTGCTCGCGCCGGCAACCACCTAG
- the serC gene encoding phosphoserine transaminase, giving the protein MSSIVIPTDLLPVDGRFGCGPSKVRPEQLAYLAGAGSSIMGTSHRQAPVKNLVKRVRSGLSDLFLLPSGYEVVMGNGGSTAFWDAAAFGLIENRSENLTFGEFGSKFGAAAAAPWLSAPHIINAPAGSRAEIEVLEGIDTYAWPQNETSTGVMAPVTRVNGDAGALTVIDATSAAGGIDFDASQADVYYFAPQKNFASDGGLWFALFSPAAIERVERIAASGRYIPEFLSIKNAIDNSRLEQTLNTPAIATLLMLENQVEWMNGNGGLAWADARTKESSGALYEWADAAAFATPFVQNPDHRSQVVVTIDFDEAIDAANIAKVLRANGIVDTEPYRKLGRNQLRVATFTAIEPSDVRQLIASIDYVVGAL; this is encoded by the coding sequence ATGTCGTCGATCGTGATTCCCACAGACCTCCTTCCCGTCGATGGCCGCTTCGGTTGCGGTCCGTCCAAGGTGCGACCCGAGCAGCTCGCCTACCTCGCCGGCGCCGGATCGTCGATCATGGGCACCTCCCATCGCCAGGCCCCGGTGAAGAACCTCGTCAAGCGCGTGCGCTCCGGTCTCTCCGACCTGTTCCTCCTTCCCTCGGGCTACGAGGTCGTAATGGGCAACGGCGGATCGACCGCGTTCTGGGACGCCGCCGCCTTCGGCCTCATCGAGAACCGCAGCGAGAACCTCACGTTCGGCGAGTTCGGCTCCAAGTTCGGTGCCGCGGCGGCCGCGCCGTGGCTCAGCGCGCCGCACATCATCAACGCGCCGGCCGGTTCGCGCGCCGAGATCGAGGTGCTCGAGGGCATCGACACCTACGCGTGGCCTCAGAACGAGACATCCACCGGGGTCATGGCTCCCGTCACCCGGGTCAACGGCGACGCCGGAGCGCTCACCGTCATCGACGCCACGAGCGCCGCCGGCGGAATCGACTTCGACGCCAGCCAGGCCGACGTCTACTACTTCGCCCCGCAGAAGAACTTCGCCTCCGACGGGGGCCTCTGGTTCGCCCTCTTCTCCCCCGCCGCGATCGAACGCGTCGAGCGCATCGCCGCGAGCGGGCGCTACATTCCCGAGTTCCTCTCGATTAAGAACGCGATCGACAACTCGCGCCTCGAGCAGACGCTCAACACCCCGGCGATCGCGACGCTGCTCATGCTGGAGAACCAGGTCGAGTGGATGAACGGCAACGGAGGCCTCGCCTGGGCCGACGCGCGCACGAAGGAGTCGTCGGGTGCGCTGTACGAGTGGGCGGATGCCGCGGCTTTCGCCACACCGTTCGTGCAGAACCCCGACCACCGTTCGCAGGTCGTCGTGACCATCGACTTCGACGAGGCGATCGACGCCGCGAACATCGCGAAGGTGCTGCGCGCGAACGGCATCGTCGACACGGAGCCCTACCGCAAGCTCGGCCGCAACCAGCTGCGCGTCGCGACGTTCACGGCGATCGAGCCGAGCGACGTGCGCCAGCTGATCGCGTCGATCGACTACGTGGTGGGCGCGCTCTAA
- a CDS encoding DUF2530 domain-containing protein, whose translation MKLWLKDSERKPDPVPVKTDDRKAVLTGLALWIVALVVLLIVQPEPALLYTCATGIVLGLIGLIYTHARRNRA comes from the coding sequence ATGAAGCTGTGGCTCAAGGACTCGGAGCGCAAACCCGATCCCGTGCCGGTGAAGACCGACGACCGGAAGGCCGTGCTCACCGGGCTCGCACTCTGGATCGTGGCGCTCGTCGTGCTGCTGATCGTGCAGCCGGAACCGGCGCTGCTCTACACCTGCGCGACGGGCATCGTGCTCGGGCTCATCGGCCTGATCTACACGCACGCCCGCCGCAACAGGGCCTAG